The genomic window ATAGCTGACTCATTTGATCAAAGATAATAAACTATGATGATAAAATAGAAAGAACTGTTAAATGGATAGTAGGGTTATCTTTTTAATTGCTAAAGGTTAAATAGATAAGTTATACTTAAACAAGCATCGTAATCATATGATTAAACTTTAAAAGTCGAAGAATGAAAAAATGACTTTTTTAGAATAAACTAGTGATAGAAAGTAGTGAATGTGCTATAATCTTTCTTAGATGTAAATTTTCTAATATATTGATCAATTGTATGAAAAAGAGGTTTTAAGTGTACTTATAATAGGCATTTTGTCCTCGTATTTCTGGTGAGTCGAAAGGGTAGTGGTCACAAACATATATGGAGGAAATTTCATGAATACTAAAACCTGGTTATGGGTATTACTTTTTGTAATTATCCTAGCGGTAGCAGCTTACCTAGTTGCGTTCTTGATGAAACGCAGAAATCAAGATAAACTGGAGGAATTGGAACAGCGTAAAATTGCGTTATTCGATTTACCAGTTCTTGAAGAAGTGGATGAAGTAAAGAAAATGCACTTAGTAGGCCAAAGCCAAAACACGTTTAGAGAATGGAACCAAAAATGGGTTGATATATCTACCATATCTTTTGCTGAACTAGAAAGCCTAATTTTTGAAATTGAAAATTTAAATGAGACATACCGATTAATGAAGGTGAAAGAAGCCATCGTTGAAGCAAATGACACGTTAGACGGCATGGAAAAAGAAGTTGAAGAAATCCGTCAAGGTCTGAAAGAATTACGTGAAAGTGAAGAGCGTAACTCTGAAGCAGTCCAAAAAGCATTAGATGCTTACGAGTCAATTAGCGATACCGTTTCTGAAAACCCAGAAAAATACGGTGTATCTTATAATGAACTTGAAAAACAAATTCAAAATGTTGAACGCGATTTTACTCAATTTGTTGCATTAAATACAGCTGGTGACCCTATGGAAGCTCGTACTGTATTAGAAAATGCTGAAAAGAGAACATACGAAATTCAAGGAATTGTTGAGCAAATACCTCCTTTAGTCGATACATTAACAAATGTATTTCCAAAACAATTAAAGGAAATAAAAGAAGGTTACGAAACATTGAAAAAAGATCACTACGTGTTTGAAAATGACATCGTAGCGGTTAATGTTGAGAAATTAGAAACGAAAGTTGATGCAACATTATCTAATTTAGAAAAGTTAGAAATTGAAAATGTTTCAAAATTAAATGCGGAAATTGCTAAAGAAATTGATCATTTATATGACATCATGGAGAAAGAAATTTCTTCTCGAGTTTACGTAAATGATAACAAAGCAAAATTAACGAGCCTTTTAGAACATGCTGACAAGAACAATCATCTATTAATGATTGAATTGGATCACGTCTCTCAAAGTTATATTTTAAATAACAATGAATTGGGAAGTGTCAGAGGCTTCCAAGCTCAGATGGAAGAAATACAAAAAGAATTTGACGAAACTGAAGAAAAAATGAAAAATAAAGAAGCAATCTTCTCACAAGTAGCTTCTTTTTACCGCGAGAGTCTAGCCCAATTAAAAGATATCGAAAATGGGCAAGTTGAGATTAGCCGTTCTATTAAGGATTTTGCTCCTAGAGAACGTAAGGCAATCGAAAAAATTGATGACTATGAATTAGAATTGCGTATGTTAAAACGTTATGTTGAAAAACAACGCTTACCTGGAATACCAAGCAGTTACCTAGAGTTTTTCTTTGTAACTGGAGAACGAATCGAAGAACTAAGCCAAGAGCTTAATAAAATTAGAATAGATATGAATCATATTGATCACTTAGTTGCTGTATGTGATGAAGACATGCGCACGCTTCGTGAAAAAACGAATGAGTTGATTGATAGTTCAACATTGACTGAACAAATGATTCAGTACGCTAACCGCTTCCGTTTCTCTCATCCAGATATAAAACACGCAATTGATCGCAGTTTGAGTTTATTCTCAAGAGAGCATCAATACAAAGATGCTTTGGATGTTATTTCTGAAGCGATTGAACGAATCGAACCAGGAGCAACAGACCGTATTAGAAAATATTATTTTGATAATAAAGAGACAACAATCTAAGAGTTTAGAAAAACCAAGAAAACATGCTTGTTTTCTTGGTTTTTTTATGAGCAAATTAGCTTAGTTGATGATTTATAAGTAGCACGTTATAATGAGTAGTGAATTTTTATAGAAAGAGTGACGATATGATATATTTTGACAATAGTGCAACAACCATGATTCATCCACAAGTACTTGATACATATAATAAAGTCAGTCAGCGTTTTATAGGAAATCCTTCTAGTTTACACAGGTTAGGTCAGCAATCTTCTATATTATTAGAAAAATCACGTCAACAAATTGCGGATATTTTGGGAGTAGACTCAACTGAAATCTTTTTTACCAGTGGTGGGACAGAAGGTAACAACTGGGTCTTAAAAGGTACAGCAATTGAAAAACGTCCTTTCGGTAATCATATTATCGTATCAAATGTCGAGCATCCATCTGTTTCGAATACAGCCAAACAATTAGAAGAACTTGGCTTTAAAGTATCATTTTGTCCCGTCGATAGAGAAGGATTGATTGATTTAGCTGAGTTGGAAAAACTATTATCAGATGAGACGATTTTAGTATCCACAGTGGTGGTGAATAGTGAAGTTGGAATGGTCCAAAGAATAAAGGAGATTAGTGAGTTACTTAAAAAGTATCCATCCATTCATTATCATGTTGATGCTGTTCAAGCTGTCACTAAATTACCAATAGAAAAATATTTAACTAGCCGAGTGGATTTTATGACATGCTCTGCACATAAATTTCAAGGGCCAAGAGGAATAGGATTTATTTATTGGCGTAATGGTGCAAAACTATCTCCTTTACTAACTGGCGGTGGACAAGAACGTAACAAAAGAAGCGGCACAGAAAATACACCAGCTACTGTTGCGATGGCTAAAGCATTCCGTATAGCAACTGACGATCAGGATATAAAGGAAAGAAAAGTTCGCCAACTTAAAAATGCTCTTGCTGAGGGATTAAATAAATATGATCATGTCACATTATTTTCTTCGTTAGATGAAGAAAAATCAGCTCCTCATATTTTAACGTTTGGCTTAAAAAAAGTACGAGGTGAAGTATTAGTACATGCCTTAGAGGAAAAAGATATCTATATCTCGACAACGAGTGCCTGTTCAAGTCGCCAAAAAACAGAAAGTAGCACCTTACATGCAATGGGTGTCACACATCAATTTGCCGAAACAGCTGTTCGAATAAGTTTAAATCATCAAAACACAATGGCTGAAGTCGAACAGTTTTTAGTGATATTTAATCAATTGTATCAAAAGTTTTCGAAAATCTATTCGTAAGAGGGGAACTCAATGAAAGCAACAGAAATCATGATTCGTTATGGCGAATTATCAACAAAAGGAAAAAATAGACGTATATTTATTAATCAACTAGCATATAATGTCAAACAGAGTCTGCATGGTTATCCAAAGGTTAAGGTGAGATCAGATCGAGATAGAATGCATTTAATATTAAACGGTGAAGATGATCGTCAAGTAATGAAACAACTAGAACCAATTTTTGGTATCCAAAGTTTTTCACCCGTTGTCCGAATTGAAAAAGATCCTGAACTGATTTGTCAGACAGCACTGGAAATGGTTAAAGATATCTGGGAACCTGGGAAAACATTTAAAGTTCAAAGTAGACGCTCTGATAAAGGCTTTCTTTGGGATAGTAATGATATCAATAAAGAAGTTGGTGCAGCAATTTTTCATGGAATAGAAGGAATTCAAGTGAAAATGGTTCAACCAGATATTCGTGTAGAAGTAGAAGTACGTAACGAAGCGGCCTATTTATCATGTGAAACTATTTTTGGTGCAGCTGGCTTGCCAGTCGGATCCAGTGGTAAAGGGATGTTAATGCTCTCTGGAGGAATTGATTCACCTGTAGCTGGTTATTTAGCGATGAAGCGTGGGGTAGAAATTGAAGCCATACATTTTTATAGTCCACCATACACCAGTGAACAATCACTAAATAAAGCAAAGGATTTAGCTGTAAAATTAACTCCTTACGTAGGGAAAATCCAATTCATTACAGTTC from Vagococcus martis includes these protein-coding regions:
- a CDS encoding cysteine desulfurase family protein, with the protein product MIYFDNSATTMIHPQVLDTYNKVSQRFIGNPSSLHRLGQQSSILLEKSRQQIADILGVDSTEIFFTSGGTEGNNWVLKGTAIEKRPFGNHIIVSNVEHPSVSNTAKQLEELGFKVSFCPVDREGLIDLAELEKLLSDETILVSTVVVNSEVGMVQRIKEISELLKKYPSIHYHVDAVQAVTKLPIEKYLTSRVDFMTCSAHKFQGPRGIGFIYWRNGAKLSPLLTGGGQERNKRSGTENTPATVAMAKAFRIATDDQDIKERKVRQLKNALAEGLNKYDHVTLFSSLDEEKSAPHILTFGLKKVRGEVLVHALEEKDIYISTTSACSSRQKTESSTLHAMGVTHQFAETAVRISLNHQNTMAEVEQFLVIFNQLYQKFSKIYS
- a CDS encoding septation ring formation regulator EzrA, yielding MNTKTWLWVLLFVIILAVAAYLVAFLMKRRNQDKLEELEQRKIALFDLPVLEEVDEVKKMHLVGQSQNTFREWNQKWVDISTISFAELESLIFEIENLNETYRLMKVKEAIVEANDTLDGMEKEVEEIRQGLKELRESEERNSEAVQKALDAYESISDTVSENPEKYGVSYNELEKQIQNVERDFTQFVALNTAGDPMEARTVLENAEKRTYEIQGIVEQIPPLVDTLTNVFPKQLKEIKEGYETLKKDHYVFENDIVAVNVEKLETKVDATLSNLEKLEIENVSKLNAEIAKEIDHLYDIMEKEISSRVYVNDNKAKLTSLLEHADKNNHLLMIELDHVSQSYILNNNELGSVRGFQAQMEEIQKEFDETEEKMKNKEAIFSQVASFYRESLAQLKDIENGQVEISRSIKDFAPRERKAIEKIDDYELELRMLKRYVEKQRLPGIPSSYLEFFFVTGERIEELSQELNKIRIDMNHIDHLVAVCDEDMRTLREKTNELIDSSTLTEQMIQYANRFRFSHPDIKHAIDRSLSLFSREHQYKDALDVISEAIERIEPGATDRIRKYYFDNKETTI
- the thiI gene encoding tRNA uracil 4-sulfurtransferase ThiI, which gives rise to MKATEIMIRYGELSTKGKNRRIFINQLAYNVKQSLHGYPKVKVRSDRDRMHLILNGEDDRQVMKQLEPIFGIQSFSPVVRIEKDPELICQTALEMVKDIWEPGKTFKVQSRRSDKGFLWDSNDINKEVGAAIFHGIEGIQVKMVQPDIRVEVEVRNEAAYLSCETIFGAAGLPVGSSGKGMLMLSGGIDSPVAGYLAMKRGVEIEAIHFYSPPYTSEQSLNKAKDLAVKLTPYVGKIQFITVPFTEIQEEIKRGIPEGYWMTVTRRFMLRLTDKIRDIRHGLAIVNGESLGQVASQTMRSMTAINDVTTTPIIRPVITMDKSEIIEVAEKIDTFTLATLPFEDCCTIFAPPEPKTKPKVEKVRKYEERLDVEGLVSRALETITIEEIKSGDSYLQARTQEMDDLL